Proteins found in one Zea mays cultivar B73 chromosome 1, Zm-B73-REFERENCE-NAM-5.0, whole genome shotgun sequence genomic segment:
- the pht9 gene encoding Inorganic phosphate transporter 1-2-like: MAGGQLNVLTTLDQAKTQWYHFMAIVIAGMGFFTDAYDLFCIALVTKLLGRIYYSDPTSKDPGSLPPNVSAAVTGVALCGTLAGQLFFGWLGDKLGRKSVYGFTLILMVLCSVASGLSFGHTPKGVIATLCFFRFWLGFGIGGDYPLSATIMSEYANKKTRGAFIAAVFAMQGFGILFGTIVALAVSAAFRNAFPAPPYFVDAQASLVPEADYVWRVILMFGTVPAALTYYWRMKMPETARYTALIARNTKQATADMAKVLKKEIEKEDEQVERQVVGADTWGLFSAQFLRRHGLHLLATSSTWFLLDIAFYSQNLFQKDIFTKVGWIPPARTMNAIEEVYRISRAQALIALCGTIPGYWFTVGLIDIVGRFWIQIMGFFMMTVFMLALGVPYEHWTKASNHTGFVVLYGLTFFFANFGPNSTTFIVPAEIFPARLRSTCHGISAAAGKAGAIIGAFGFLYAAQDPKKPDHGYSPGIGIRNTLFVLAGTNFLGMLMSVFVPESKGMSLEEISKENVDDEAEAEV, translated from the coding sequence ATGGCGGGAGGCCAGCTCAACGTGCTGACCACACTCGACCAGGCCAAGACACAATGGTACCATTTCATGGCGATCGTCATCGCCGGCATGGGGTTCTTCACCGACGCATACGATTTGTTCTGTATCGCGCTCGTGACCAAGCTCCTCGGCCGCATCTACTACTCCGACCCCACCTCCAAGGACCCCGGCAGCCTCCCGCCCAACGTGTCGGCCGCCGTGACCGGCGTCGCCCTCTGCGGCACGCTGGCGGGACAGCTCTTCTTCGGCTGGCTCGGCGACAAGCTCGGCCGCAAGAGCGTCTACGGCTTCACCCTCATCCTCATGGTGCTCTGCTCCGTCGCGTCCGGCCTCTCGTTCGGGCATACGCCCAAGGGCGTCATCGCCACGCTCTGCTTCTTCCGCTTCTGGCTCGGCTTCGGCATCGGCGGCGACTACCCGCTGAGCGCCACCATCATGTCCGAGTACGCCAACAAGAAGACCCGCGGCGCCTTCATCGCCGCCGTGTTCGCCATGCAGGGGTTCGGCATCCTCTTCGGCACCATCGTGGCGCTCGCCGTCTCGGCGGCGTTCCGGAACGCGTTCCCGGCCCCGCCCTACTTCGTGGACGCCCAGGCGTCGCTCGTCCCGGAGGCCGACTATGTCTGGCGCGTCATCCTCATGTTCGGCACCGTCCCGGCCGCGCTCACCTACTACTGGCGCATGAAGATGCCCGAGACGGCGCGGTACACGGCGCTCATCGCCCGCAACACGAAGCAGGCCACGGCCGACATGGCCAAGGTGCTCAAGAAGGAGATCGAGAAAGAGGATGAGCAGGTGGAGCGCCAGGTGGTCGGCGCCGACACATGGGGCCTCTTCTCGGCGCAGTTCCTCCGGCGCCATGGCCTCCACCTGTTGGCCACCAGCAGCACGTGGTTCCTGCTGGACATCGCCTTCTACAGCCAGAACCTCTTCCAGaaggacatcttcaccaaggtcgGGTGGATACCGCCGGCGAGGACCATGAACGCCATCGAGGAGGTGTACCGCATCTCGCGCGCCCAGGCGCTGATCGCGCTCTGCGGCACCATCCCGGGCTACTGGTTCACCGTCGGCCTCATCGACATCGTGGGCAGGTTCTGGATCCAGATCATGGGCTTCTTCATGATGACCGTGTTCATGCTCGCGCTCGGGGTGCCGTACGAGCACTGGACCAAGGCGTCCAACCACACCGGCTTCGTCGTCCTCTACGGGCTCACCTTCTTCTTCGCAAACTTCGGGCCCAACAGCACCACCTTCATCGTGCCGGCCGAGATCTTCCCGGCGAGGCTCCGGTCCACGTGCCACGGCATATCGGCAGCGGCCGGCAAGGCCGGCGCCATCATCGGCGCGTTCGGGTTCCTGTACGCGgcgcaggaccccaagaagcccGACCATGGCTACTCGCCGGGCATCGGCATCCGCAACACGCTCTTCGTGCTCGCCGGAACCAACTTCCTGGGCATGCTCATGTCGGTGTTCGTGCCGGAGTCCAAGGGCATGTCGCTTGAGGAGATCTCCAAGGAGAACGTGGATGATGAAGCTGAGGCCGAAGTGTAG